Below is a genomic region from Nilaparvata lugens isolate BPH chromosome 3, ASM1435652v1, whole genome shotgun sequence.
ttagagtagtgaggaggtaaacatatcaaaagttcccACCCCTAcaccctgtgctaagggggtgggggtggttcaaaggtaccattttttggtttctcgcatataactcgaaaactatgcattttacagacatgactattctataagaaattaaagcatacttttctataatattgatcTGACAActttttttctatatctctttcacttttcgggATATCCACTCTAAAAGATgtgagatttttgaaaaaaaaaacacattttccctaAATTTTTCGCTATTTtcgctcttataactttttgaatattgatgggaaaaatccatgctgatcaggagcttatagagcatcaaattctcttcaatttgatgtataatttcacaatttttcgcacatccccacgactgttgcagcagcttcagtgttgtgtgagatcttcagttaagCAAAAATAGACCGATTGACAAAGGAATtagagagaatgttttgaacacaattttcaactttacagctttgttgggaccaattagagggtgaacatatcaaaagtccacaACCCTATCCCTTGTgttaaagggatgagggtggtttaaaagttgcatttttcaatgttttgcctACACGCTCATATCAAAAGTCCACAACCCTATCCCTTGTgttaaagggatgagggtggtttaaaagttgcatttttcaatgttttgcctacacgctcatatcttgagaaaaatgcgttcaaccgacatgaataactattcagaaatgaagcttgataaattctctacaatatttgttctgtggtgatttgtgatatctccaacagttttcgagatataagctcttaaaagtgtaacattgttaaaataacagcttttatcctattttttgttgtttcagggcctacaactctccaacaatgcatcataaaaatgaatgctgACCGTAGATTGGTAGAGctttattttctcttcaatttgatgtattattccacTACTTTATGTTTTCCTTTTTTTGTTATTGCAGATTCAATGTGGGgctgaaattttcaactctgcaacaagtgtcaacttagcagTTCCACGCTTGCAATGGACGGGCTATAGATGCGTATTTTGACTATGTTTACCTCCCAACTAGTCTTCATTATAAGCTttaaagtcaaaaattgtgtaccaAATGATCCAGACTCATATTACATagtcaagtgatcaattgttacaaaataaaattccccccccccacattgaatctgttataacaataaaaggaaaacaATAAGTAGTGgaaaaatacatcaaattgaagagaaaacaaagctctaccAATCTACGATCAGCATTCAtatttatgatgcattgttggagagttgtaggccctgaaacatcaaaaaataggttaaaggtgttattttaacaattctACACTTTCAAGAGCTTATaactcgaaaactgttggagatatcacaaatcatcacagaacaaatattgtatttataaatattatatttcttgtctctgattATAGGCTACCATACTGGAAAGCTATTCATTTTAGCTttgttaaaaaatgtaaaagttttAGGTCAGGTTTCTTTTATTCAGTGACCATTCAATTTAATATCAATATCTGGTGAATCATACTCAAATTAGtgaaataaatatcaatacCCAATACATTctgaaagaaaataatactCATTTAAAATTCAACTAGTTGTCGAACATATAGAAATGGTCTCCTTTTTATTCGAGCAATTcgacttttaaaaatatgtgcTAAACAGTGCAGACTGCAGAGTGATTCCGACTCAATCAGGCtactcaattttctttttcaggttatgtttatgttatatctgtattattttcagttttcgcttttcttatcatttctacattttaaattatttgacattaaaattcatttttgagtAGAAGTTGATGTGgaatatttaatgaatataagtttaataactattatttggTAAGCTGACAAGTAAAATAAAATCACTTGCAAAATGTAtggttttataatttaaatCTGAGTCTGACACTTATAATAAGCCTAGCCTATAACTAAGGTGAGTTGTTTCTCTTCCTCATTTTTTAATGAGTTAGCCGATGCAAAATGAGGTTTATAATAATCACAATAGTTTGCGCGATATTATTCTCTTGAATGTAAGTTAAATTAAGACACAGGTTTCTTGGAGTTTCAGagcttataactttttaaaaatacaCCAAAAAATAAAAACCATACTAATCCTATGATTGAAGAGCATTGAATGCtcttttatttgaaatattatttcagcATTTCAAGCTTACCTTCAATTTTTCCAAAGGCGAAACTTGCTACGCTCGTTCAATGATTGATTTGATCATGATTAGGCTACAGACCAGAAAAAACCTCATAAAATCTCTTATATCCCTTAAAAACTTTTCTTCTTAATATCCTTCCAGTCATTAGTCATGCTAACCTACTGATGTCATAACTTGAAGATCGTCCACATGGCTTATTCTCACTGACTGGCGAATTAAAGAACATTTTCAACAGCAGTTCATAAAACAATCCTTCAACATTCTAAAACAACACTGTGGTATGCCCAAGTTTGATCTTCATTTAGTTTGAGAGGAGTATAGTAGCTACACTACATGCATTCTCTAGAAAATTGTACCTGACAACATACCCATAGCAGTAAAgccaaaatgaattaattatagtAGTTACTAAGAAAGTGTTTGAATTCTTATTCTGCAGAAGAACGCATTAGATTAGGTACCCTCCTCTGCTCATCtattacccccccccccaattTCCTTCTGCGGCGGTCTTGATTCATAATATGTGGGAGACTACTGCCACCACACCAAGAGTATAGGCACAAATAACTATCTCTGTGCTACACTAAGGGCCATATGCTAACACTACCTACGTTTAACACTAAACCTCGTTTACCTATAGATAtggtagatatggttgcattcatcataatgtgtttcatacggggtttaaacgaacagctgagatttctccgtttaaaccgagtatctgaATACGGGCCTAAGAGCTAcatgttttcactattattcaCTATTGTAAACATGTTTATGTGTATTGTATAATGCAATATACTTTTTTGTTACAGGTACGATGGGAGTTCGTGGTCTCACAACATTCATGGCTAAAAATGAGGAgcttatggaaaaatataagCTGCACGATACGTTCGTTATTATCGATGGAAACAGTTTATCATGTCAACTATTCACCAAGTATGCCAATAGCGAATGTTTTGCTTTTGGAGGTGACTATGACAGATTCGCGCAACATGTTAAAGATTTTTTCCTAATGTTTTCCAAGTGCAATGTGAAGTCAGTTGTAGTCTTTGATGGTGGATGTGAGGAGAAAAAATTGGAAACGATTTTAAAAAGGGCAAAAGAAAAAACGGTTCAGCTGGAAAACATTTTGCCCGCTTCTAGCTTACCTTCAGCCGTGTTTCCATACCTCATGAGGCGTGTATTCAGAGAAGTGTTATTGGAAATTGGTGTGCCAATGGTTCAATGTGACTTCGAAGCCGACCAGGAGATAGCTGCGTTGGGCATCAAGTACAACTGCCCCATCCTCAGTTATGACTCCGATTTCTTCATTTCTGGTGCCAAGTACATACCGATACCCACAATTGAACACGAAGCTCGAACAAGCGTTTCCAACCAGTTTTTCATTTACTGCGAGATTTTCAGAGTTGAAAATCTACTAAAAAGATATCGAGGACTGGAAATGTCTATGTTACCTCTTCTATCAGCACTGGCTGGAAATGACTATGTGGAAACTCATCAATTTGAGAAATTCTATTCGCAACTGGGTATAGGACAACGTTTCCCAGCACATATGAGAGTTGATAGCGTGCTTCATTGGCTCAGGAGGGTCGGTGATTTTGATTCTGCTCGACGAAAGGTAAGAACAAATTGTTTCTCTTCacatgtatataatttaattcagtTTGTCTCACAGTTATAAACTCATGAAATAACATCTAACTTCAagatatgtaaattttcaatatgatcAATAATATTGCATAATAGTAGTTGAATACAATCTATGATATTGACTATTCTGCAATTAATCACTTTTCAAAGGAAGATTTCTTGTTCGTATGAAGTAAACTTatcattgtttattgttttccaTTGTAAGCTATTCTGTTATTTTTGGATCTAGCTTTTGAGAGTAATTTTTTATGTAGGAGCTAAATTTAATGTCACCATGCTCGAATTATGTGGCTTCACTCGAGATTGAGTAATATATGTtgctattaccatagagaaacaatagtgtaagtagatatcccatggtatagggaatttatgtcgcaacttttactggtatctcaagccgattactgtcgattattgtcaatttttactgttttgttggggtgatagtgtatgaacggcacaatttgagagactaccagcatcacacagctgcataggaaagaactacgtgaactattggcttgggataacagtaaaagttgcgacataaacgcactataccatgggatatctacttatgctatcgtttctctatgctattactcTGCATAAAATTAGTCATtaatttttcacataaaattagtCTATGATAAGATGGTGTATCATAAGTGTCCTATGTGcgctccttttgaggctcggccGACATCTACAAGAAAGTAGGGTTCATATTTATACCATGATTTGTGAAAATTCCCAAAAAACATTCACTTTAAGCAAATCTCGTTCATAGTGATGGAGCAACGTTTCATTTTAGCGGTAAATTCATTTAACAAAATGTCCGTATGTATGGGGAATCGAAAACCCTCATTAGGCAATGGGAAATTATCGAGATTTATACAAGTGAACTTTTTTGGGAATTTTCACAAACCATGGTATGTGGACCATCCTTCTTTTTAATGGCCGAGCCTTAAAGGAGAGCACAACTTATAATACaccatcataaacttgataattctgTGAGGAAACTGATTAATTTTGTGTgcatcgtttttcaaaattaatataattaaaaaaaaaatgctatGTTAATTTTGAATCAATCTGTATATCTCATTTTCTATTAATAtactattcatatttttttcaaagaactTTTTGTCACAAAGAAGctagaattttcaaagttaatcacaCGAGGCACAACAACATTTTTTGTACATTATTAATGCCTCTCATCTTCCTCGACTAAACAAGTACggtaataaataaaaacatgaagCAAGGGAAGTAACTCAACCAGAAGTAACtttctgtaattttttgacATCTGtgaccaaattttgaaaaatacctTCATTTATGTAGGTATTGTTAATTGGGAAGACTAGGCTTACATTAGACTAGAATTTATTATAGTCCACTATacctttaataaaataattctattttaaaaaatattttcaaccaAAAAGCAAGATAATTCAACATAAATTAGTAATTTATTCTGTAGCCTTTTTTCGGAAACACGttgtacaatataatataaagtCATTGGTTATACATTTGAAAATGTtgtttattatgaaatttaattttcataatttatttgcaGATTCTCAGAACTATAGGAGCGAATGATCAAAGCTTCgtttcaaagaaaatagaagaaactaTAGAGAGTTGCAACTGTAAAAACCTAACAGTGGAAAGTTATCTGCCTTCGATAATTATTGGTCATTCATCAAAACCTGATCTTTGTAACCTGGGAACAAACCAAGTGCAAGGAAATGTTCAGACGATATCTCAGGTGGAATCTGCTATCAAATTTCCCGATTGGCTGTTGAATAGTTGCAGAAAAGGGTTGATCAACAGCTCCGTAATTGAAATCTTCACTTTGAAAACATGTATCTCAAATCCTCAGGTCGAAGatttctctctcacaccctGTCATGAAGTGAGTATTCCATTGATTATGGCTCTTATTAGAATCATTCATGGTGAAGGAAAAGTGACTGTTGACTACTGGGGAAGACTCAACAAAACTTCATTTGGAAAATATCGCTTACAATCATCGAACATTGCTTATCCCAATTTAGAAAATTCACTTGAACTTTCTATAGAGAATAAAACTAGTATGTTTTTGAAACTACTAAATGTCCCTGCTGACTTTTGCGTTGATATTTTTCCGGATGAGTGGAAACTGTACCTGTGCACAATCATCTATTGGATGAAGAAAACTACCGTTCCTTTGATTACTGATGCTCATGTCATGTCATTAGTTCTATGTATGATAGCTCTCAATATCATAGATGGAAAGCTAGGGTTTGTACGTGAAGTGAGCCAATTCCTCAAAAGCTATCGTAACAAGTGGCCTTCTATCAGCCCTTTGACATCTCATCGTGATTTGAAGGATTTATTACTTCAAATCGACGAAAATGACTGCATTTTGTGTTTCGATTCTTTTTTAAAATTCCAGCATTTGAaccaaaatttaatttcaaacccGGCATTATTCTCTCGTTCAATTATCCATGCTTTTGCACAATTACAAAGCTGCTTACATTATTCCAtgataatcaattcaattatgaattttcCGTTCAAGCAATGCGTAGTTCATAAACTGTTTTCGGGCACATTCATTTATAATGTTTACTCAGAAATTATCAGCCATAAAAATGCCGAAGAAGTTCCAAAAAAGCTGCTTTGTAAATCGCCAAAACTATTTAAGGTGTACAGAACACTAGTTTCGGCGATATGTAGGCCTACACCTACTATTGCATCATCGACGGCTACTCACCATAAACGTTCTAAAAAAGAAGAACGTTGACTTGAATAATGCTAAACTATGGTAGCTTGAAACAGTATCAAATACATTTACATAGTTTTTACTTactaattatttgtaattatcaACTCGAGGATTTGTCCCATTGTTTGGATTCACTTGgaaataattcacaaaaataagaCGAAATACGAAACCTTAAAATATGACAAAAATTACTTGAAACCTCTTGGAATGGTGCATTCCATCATTCATCATTATATTCTTGGAATGAGCAAATGATTTTCATTCGATTTTCTATTTGTTACAATTGAACATGAATTAGTTTCATAAGAATGAAGTTGCATGTAATAGTTTTCAACTAAGGGAAATAATCTTATCttaagaataagaaaaaatgtagATTCAAAATCTAGCAAGGTCAACTTAAGCCNNNNNNNNNNNNNNNNNNNNNNNNNNNNNNNNNNNNNNNNNNNNNNNNNNNNNNNNNNNNNNNNNNNNNNNNNNNNNNNNNNNNNNNNNNNNNNNNNNNNTGGGATTTAATCTTCATTTAATCACGGTAGAGTTTAGTATACGTACTCACAACCGGGAGTCAAACTTGTAATGGATTTTCAATTACAATGTTCAGTAAGGTGTTGGCTGCAAAATGTTCAGTTGACTAATGTGTGTTTGTTTTGTGGTTGGCCAGGTTTGTGCCTGACAAGGAGTTCAGCGGCACCGACCGGTCAGCGGCGGCCACGAGCCGAACGGGTCCCGTACAGTTCGAGAAGGACGAGGAGGATCCGTTCGGTCTCGACCAGTTCTTGACGCAGGCCAAGCGCGCCTCCAAGCGACCCAAGGATGACCGCGACCGCAAGGGCGCCGACGACAAGCGCCGCAAGAAGGACTACGATGTCTGATTCAATCACAACTACCATGAACCAGTCTCAGTGAAGTGTTGTTGATCACAGTACAATTTCAAACAATACCTCAGTTTCCGTAGATTGGCCATCAAACGGAAATTAATCTCGCTCTTCTCATCGCGGCTATAGATGGTTCAGTCAAGAGAAAAAGGTAGAAATTTGGAGGAATCTTTAGATGTTGCAGTTGAACTCTTGCAgggatattttataataatataataataataatatataaaggaatgaatcggcttatacatgtacgggatagaaaatacacgaatgacgtatcatctcgtctgaactactgaactgctTTACCATTAATTTTTCGAACGAAAAGATATCAATGATGGAAGaattattagaaattgcagttctggaatataataattaatttgatttctAGTAGGCACCA
It encodes:
- the LOC120350339 gene encoding protein asteroid-like gives rise to the protein MGVRGLTTFMAKNEELMEKYKLHDTFVIIDGNSLSCQLFTKYANSECFAFGGDYDRFAQHVKDFFLMFSKCNVKSVVVFDGGCEEKKLETILKRAKEKTVQLENILPASSLPSAVFPYLMRRVFREVLLEIGVPMVQCDFEADQEIAALGIKYNCPILSYDSDFFISGAKYIPIPTIEHEARTSVSNQFFIYCEIFRVENLLKRYRGLEMSMLPLLSALAGNDYVETHQFEKFYSQLGIGQRFPAHMRVDSVLHWLRRVGDFDSARRKILRTIGANDQSFVSKKIEETIESCNCKNLTVESYLPSIIIGHSSKPDLCNLGTNQVQGNVQTISQVESAIKFPDWLLNSCRKGLINSSVIEIFTLKTCISNPQVEDFSLTPCHEVSIPLIMALIRIIHGEGKVTVDYWGRLNKTSFGKYRLQSSNIAYPNLENSLELSIENKTSMFLKLLNVPADFCVDIFPDEWKLYLCTIIYWMKKTTVPLITDAHVMSLVLCMIALNIIDGKLGFVREVSQFLKSYRNKWPSISPLTSHRDLKDLLLQIDENDCILCFDSFLKFQHLNQNLISNPALFSRSIIHAFAQLQSCLHYSMIINSIMNFPFKQCVVHKLFSGTFIYNVYSEIISHKNAEEVPKKLLCKSPKLFKVYRTLVSAICRPTPTIASSTATHHKRSKKEER